A stretch of DNA from Leisingera sp. NJS204:
CGACGCCGGCATCGACAAAATGCACGGTGATCCCGCAGCTGTCCCAGCCTTGCTCCAGCACCTGCCAGAATTCGGCCTGGGTGCCGCGGTAGGCCGGCAGGATCGAGGAATGCATGTTGAGCGTGCCGAGCCGCGGCAGGCTGAACACCTCCGGCTGCAGCACCGGGGCGCCGGTGACCGCGATCAGGTCCGGCTGCCGGGCAGCCAGCCAGGCCAGGCTGGCGGCGGCATTGGGGTTTGCGGATGTGTGCACCTTGATGCCCGGCGGCCAGGCCGCAGGCGGGGCGGCGGCGGCGTCAAAGGCCCGGGCGGCCTGCTGTTCAAGGCGGGTTTCCAGGCGCCGGACCCGGCGTTCCAGGAATGAGGCGCGCAGGGCAAAGGCCAGCATCCGGCGCAGCTTTTGGCGCCGCGGGACCGGGCGCTCAATGGCGAGAATGCCGCATAACTGCGCGCCGGATCGCGCCTGCAGCGCCGCCGCCATGGCGCGGCCAAAAGGCACGTTGTGGCAGATCAGCAGGATCCGCGCGCAGGGCTGCGTCTGCGCTTGTGGCGGTGGAGGCTGCGCGCTCATCCCGACAGCTCCCGCGGGTCTAGCTTGCGGAACAGCTCGTGCCGGGACTGAAAATGGCGCAGGAAACTGTCTGGCAGCCCCGACCAATGCGGCTCGGGGCCGTACTGGCCCAGCTGCGAGCAATGTGCCGCCAGCGCATGGGCTTTCTGCGCCCGCAGATCTGTGATCCGGACCGTATGCATTTGCCAGCCGAGCACCGCGCGCGTCATCAAAGCCACCCCGCGCAGGAAGCCGCCGGTATTGCTGCCCTGCCCGCGCCAGGAGCGGAAATCATAGCTCCAGACCGGGTATTCATAAAACGCGGCAGCCGGGCCGTCCCAGGCGGCCATGGCCCGGCGCGCGGCGCGGGCCAGCGCCTGATGGTCGGGGTGGCCGTCGCTGAGGGCGCAGACATAGACCTCTTGCGGCTGGGTCCGGACCAAGGTGTCCAGGATCGCCGCGCTCAGCCGCTGTTCCTGTGCGTCAAGGCGGCTGTCCTGGAACCGCAGGAAGTGCAGCGCCCCGGCCTCCACTCCCAGCCGGGCGCAGGCGGTGCGGGTTTCGGCCTCGCGCAGCGCCGCCAGCCGCTCTCCGGTGGTTTGCAGGGTCTGCTCATAGCGGTGCGAGGCGGAGCCGTCGGTTGCCATCAGCACGGTGACCGGGGTTCCGCTGCGCCGTTTGAGCGCGATCAGACCGCCGCAGCCCAGAGTCTCATCATCCGCATGCGGCGCCAGCACCAGGGCGGTCCGGTGCGCGGTGCGCGCGGTCATATCGCGCGCTTTCAGGCGCAGTGCTGCGTGAAAGCCGCGGCAGGCGGTCTGTTCGGCCTGCAGCCAGGCGCGCTGGCGCAAGGGCGGCGGCGCGGCGGGACGGGTCGCGGACGGGGCCAGCTCTGTCATCAGGCTGCCCCCGGGCCGCGCCGGCGCGCCGCAAGATGCGCCGGAAAATACTCGCCGCGCCGGATCATCCCAAGGGTCTTGCGCAGCACTTCCAGGGGCGGGGCATAACGCGGACCCGGTGCGGCGGCGGCAGCGGCGTTGTGCAGGGCGGCCAGCCGTTCCGGCACCGAGGCCAGACTGTGGCGCTGTGCGATGGCGGCCCGTGCCCGGGCGGCAAGGGTGCGGGCCGCTGCCGGATCGCGGCGCAGTTTTTCGATCACCCCGGCGGTGCCTGACGGCGGGCAATACAGCGCCAGATCGCCGAACGTGGGCGCCAGCCGCGGGTCCAGCACGCAGACGGCGCCCATCAGCATCGCCTCGGCCACTGTGCGCCCGAAGCTTTCGCTGGAGGCGGGGTGGAAGTGGTAGACAAACACATCAAGCCCGTCGAGGAAACCAGCCACCGGCTGTGCGTCGAAATCAAGGATCGTCCAGTCCGACAGGTCCGCACCCATCTGTTCCAGATCCGCGCGCGGGCATCCCATCACCCGGATCTCTGTGTCCGGCAGGCAGGGCAGACTGGCGGCAATACCGGTTGCGGTATCCGGCCATTTCAGCGGATCAGCCCGGCCGTGGCGGCCGATCACCAGCCTGCGGCTGGAGAAGGCCTGCCGTGCGGGCGTCCAGGCGGTGGGGTCGAACACATTGGGCCAGTCCAGGGCGCCAAGGCGGATGAACGGGGCGAAGGAGCGCAATTGCTGGCGGCACAGCCCCGACACCGGCAGCCAGAGCGGCCGCGCCCCGGTGGCGCGCGCCACCCGGCGGGCGGTGGCAATGGGATCATACTGCAGCGATCCGTCGCCCCGGAACGGCAGGTGATGGGCGACCAGAAACGTTTTTTCCGCCCGCAGCCGCAACGGTGTGCAGATGCCGTAGAAAAAGGTCATCGGATGATGCAGAAACACGCTGCGGGCGGTGACAGGGCGGTCTGCAGACGGCTCCAGCCGGGTGATCCGCGGGTCCGCGCACAGCGCCGCAATTGCCGGGCTGCGCCGGTCCGGGGCGCCGTCGAGATAGGGGCTGCGCACCTCAGCCAGGCCAACGCGCAGCCCGGCCTCGAGAAATGCCGCGATATCGCTGGCCATGGCGGCAGCAGTGCCGCCGCAGAACCGCGGGTCGATCACGCAGGCAGCATCCAGCATCAGCGGCGTCCCTCTGCGGCGCGGGCTTCGATATGCGGCCTGGCGCGCGCTGCCGTGCTGATGATTGCAAGCGGATCGGGGAAGACACTGGTTCCAGTCGTGAAATTCCCGGAATGCGGAATGCCCTGAAGTTCGGTTTTCCGGGCGTTTGTTTCTAAAACATATGACACTAGTTTACTCTCAACAGACACCCGGGGCACAGCGGCCGCAACAACCGGACAGGAACAACCGGACAGGGCAAAAACCTCGTTTCTGCTGCCGAAATGGTAGAGGCCTGCAAGTGGAAATCAAGGCCTGCGCTCTTTCCGCATTCCGGACATTGCCGCGGTCTGCAAAGGCGCCTGAGCGGCAGGCTATTGTAACCAGTTTTGTAAGACCCGGATAAGACATGACAGATTTTTCCGCTCCTGAACCGCCGCACGCCCGCCGCCCTGCAACCGCAGGGCAACGCGGCCGGAGAGGCCGCCTGACCGACCTCCTGGCTGCCGCCGCGGTGGTGGCAGTGATGGCGCTCCTGTCCTGGATCCTGGCCGGGGCGCCGGGCACAAACGGCATCGATGATGCGGCGATCACCCGCTCCTATTCCGAGAACATCGCAAACGGGCATGGCTTTGTGTACAACATCGGCGGCGAGCGGGTGGAGGGGGCGACCTCCTTCCTGTGGACCCTCATTCTGGCCGTTCCCTATCTGGGCGGCGGCAATCCCGAGACTGCGATCCTGCTGGTTGCGGCAGGGTTCACCGTTGCCGCGGTCTGGTTCGGCCTGCGCATCGCCCGCCGCGCGGGTGGCGGCCCTGGCAGCCCGGAGGGCACAGCGGCAGCGGCGCTGTCGGCGCTGGCCTTATGCGGGTTGCCGTCCTTTTTCATCTGGTCGGTCTGGTCAATGATGGAGATCGCGCTGTGGACGGCGCTGATCCTGCTGCTGCTCGACCGGCTGTCGCAGCTGGCCGAAGGGGCGGCACCGCCGCACATGGATCTGCCGCTGCTGCTGGCGGCTGCCGCCTTACCGCTGACCCGGCCCGAAGGCATCGCGGTTGCCGCTGGCCTGGGGCTGCTGGCGATTGTCCTGCGCCCGGCGGCCTGGCGCCCGGCAGGGCTTGCTGTTGTTGCGGCCATCACGGGGTTTGCGGCGCTGACGCTGGGGCGGATGGCCTATTTCGGGTTTCCCTTTCCCAATACCTATTACGCCAAGGTCTCTGCGGACCGGCTCCAGAATGTCCTCGACGGGGCCAAGTATTTCATCAGCTTCCTGACCGGGCAGCCCTTTGCCGAGGTGCTGGTGCCGGCCTGGCTGCTGCTGGCCGCGGTCAGCATCATTGGCCTGATCCGGCGCCCTGCCCCCGGCCAGCGCACCAGGGTCCTGGCGGCGGCGGCGGTGTTCGGCATTCTGTTTTCCTATGTGATGCTGGGCGGCGATCATTTTGCGCTCTGGCGGTTTTACCAGCCGGTGATGCCGATCCTGGCGCTGCCGCTGGTGCTGGGCGGGCTGGCGCTGCTGCGGGCTTTGCAGCCGGTTCGGCGCGCCACGGCTGTCGGCCTGGGCCTGGCGGCGCTGCTGGTTTGGAGTGCGGTCAATGCTATTGCCTACCGGCAAGAGCGGTTCCGCATTGCTCGCGAATTCACCCTGTCGGCCCGCGGCGAGGTGTTTGGAACCTATATGAACGGCTTTTCCCCGCGCCCCAGCATGGGGGTTGCGGCAGCGGGCGGCATTGCGCTGACCTACGGCGGGGAGCTGCGCGACCTGATGGGGCTGAACTGGGTCGAGATGGCCCATGCCAACCCCATCAAGACCGGCCTGCGCAACCATGCAAGCTTTGATGCGGATACTTTCTGGAAGCACCCGCCCGACCTTCTGCCGCGGTTCCACAAGCCCGGCTGCCAGCGGCACAACTGGACCGAGGCGGTGCCTGCCTCGGGCACCGGGGTGAAGCAGCTGTTTTTGCAGCCGCGGTTCCGGGCTGAATACACGCCTGTGGTGCTGGAGATGGACGGCGGCGCCTGCACCAACGCCTTTGCTGCGAACAGCTGGCTGGCGCAGGTGGAAAGCAGCCGGATTGTTCCGGCCGGCTGGGACGCTGTTACCCTGACGGGCGGCAAATAGACGTTTTCGTGGCCGGAGCCGGGTGCGCGCCCTAGTCTCTATACGATGGGAAAAGCCATGGAGAAATGTGAACCGTGCCACTGGTAACGATCCAAGCCGCGCTTGAACGGCAGTATGATGCCTGCATTGTCGGCTCCGGCCCGGCCGGGCTTGCGGTTGCGCTGCCGCTGGCCGAGGCAGGCCGGTCCGTTCTGGTGCTGGAGGCCGGCGGCCATGCGCCTTCCCCCGGACCCGGCGCCGCCCTTGAAGATCCCGGCGCCCATATGGCGTCCGCCGACACCCATTGCCAGGGGCTGGGCGGCACGAGTTCCTTGTGGGGCGGGCGGATTGTGCCGCTTGCCGCGCATGATTTTGAGATGGCAGGCTGGCCGCTGCCGTTTGCCGGTCTGGCGCCCTATTTCGCAGACGCTGCGGATTTTCTTGGCGGCCATGCGCCGCCGCAGCCTTTTCTGCGGCCCGGCGCGGCGGGGAATTTTGATCTGGACGCGACAGAGGTGCTGGCCGATTCCGGCTCGTTGATGCGCTGGCACCAGGCCGGTATCGATGCCCCGGGCGGCCCTGATGTGCTGCTGCAGGCCAATGCCGTGGGCCTGGAGTTAGGGACCGGCGCCGATGGCCGCCCCCGCTGCGCCGGTGTCCGGGTCCGGCAGCAGGACGGGGCGCCGGCAGCCAGCATCCGGGCCGGGACAACGGTTCTGGCTCAGGGCGGGATCGAAACCGCCCGGCTGCTGCTGGCCGCGCAGGCGCGGCACCGGGCCGAACTGGGCCATCTGGCGGCGCTGGGGCAGTATTATGCCGGCCATTTGACCGGCAGCATTGCCAGTATTGTCTTTCCGTCCCGGACAGACGCGGCGGAATACGGCTGGCGGCGCGGCGCCGCGCGCGGGCTCAGCCGGCGGGTGTTCCGCAGCACCCCCGAGGCCATGGCGGAAGGGGTCAATATGTTCTTCTGGACCCGCAACTGGCCTGCGGCCAATGCCGGGCACGGCTCGGGGATCCTGTCGGCGAAACACTTGCTGGCACGGCTGCGCGGACGCAGCACGCAAGAACCCGCACCGCTGGGACCCGGCGCGCCTGAGCGGCTGCAGCAAAGCCCGCTGCTGCCGCATCTGCGCAATCTGGCCGCAGACGCGGGCCCCAGCCTGCGGGCGCTGCCGGGCCTGATCCGTGCCCGATATGACCGCGGGCGGGAAGCCGTTGATCATCTGATCCTGAACGGCGCCAACCGCTACAAGCTGAGCTATCATGCGGAACAGGAGCCGCTGGCCGCCAACCGCATCGAGCTGGCCGGTCCGGTGCAGCCGGACATCCTGCCGGAAATCCGCATCCGGTTCGGGTTCTCCCAGGTTGATGTGGAGCGGGTTGTTCGCGGCCACGGGATGCTTGCGGCGGCACTGGCCGCCTCCGGCCTGGCCAGGCTGCAGTATGACGTGCCGCCGCAAGAACAGCCGCAGGCCATCCGCGCCAGCGCCATGGACGGGTACCACCAGACGGGTATGGCGCGGATGGGGCGGGATCCGCGCGACAGCGTGGTCGACGGCGACTGCCGGGTGCATGGGGTGCAGGGCCTTTATCTGGCGGGGTCGGCAATCTTCCGCAGCAGCGGCGCGGCGCAGCCGACGCAGTCCATTGCCGCCTTCTCGATGCGGTTGGCCCGCCACCTGGCCGCGGCCAAGCCGGCCCCTCGTGCCGCTGTTGAACGCGGCTGCCCTGCGGCAGCGGCCCAATGAGCGGCGGTCAAATGAGCATAGGCGCGCAGGCCGCAATGGCATCGGCGCCGGCCCGGCCCTTTGAATTGGTGCTGGCGGTGCTTTGGTTCCTGGTCACCTTCACCGTCTTCCCGAAAGATGAATACATCCTCTATCCGCTGGCGCTTTACTTTTCTTATGCGGTCTGGCGCGACCGCCGGGCCACGGTGCCGATCCTGGCCGGCTGCTGGCCGCTGCTGCTGCTGCCTGGCTGGGCGATGCTGTCATCGCCGCTGGGCGTGGTGCCGGACGAGGCCTTGCGCACCGGGGCTCAGATGGTGCTGACCGCGCTGATTTGTGTGCTTTTTGCGGCCTGGATGAGCCCGCGGCGGATTGTCCTGACAGCCTTTTTTGCAACCGGTATCTGCGGCGTTCTGAGCATCTTCTTCACCGCCTACCATGACGGAGCGATGACCGGCATCTTCGCGCATAAGAATATGCTGGGGGCCAAGATGCTGCTGCTGTGGGCGGCGGCGCTCTGCGTGTCTTTCGACCCCTGGTTCCGGCTGTGGCTGCGGTTTACCGCCCTGGTGCTGGCCGCGCTGGCTTTTGTGCTGATCCTGCGCAGCCATTCGGCCACGGCGCTGGTGCTGAGCCTTGCCATCATCACGATGATCGGCGGCTTCGGCTTTTTTGCCGGCGCCGGAGACCGCACGCCTGCCGACCGGATCGCCACCGGGCTGATCACCGCCGGTGTGCTGGCCATTGCCCTGCCGGTGCTGCTGAGCGGGCCTGACTCCCTTGCTGATCTGTTCTTCGACCGGCTGGGCAAGAGCCGCACGCTCACCGGGCGCACCCAGCTTTGGGCCTATGCCGAGGATGTTATCCGGGAGCGTCCGGTGACCGGATACGGCGGCGGCGGCTTCTGGCGGTACCAGGAGAACGACCTTGTCCGGCAGATTTTTGCGGCGTTCCACAAAAGCCCGAACCAGGTGTTTTCCTTCCACAACTCATTTTATGAAAACACCGTGCATTTCGGCCTGATCGGGCTGGGTTTGACGGTGTTCATGCTGGTCTGGGCGCTGGCCTGCCTGGCTGCTCAGCTGCTGCGCCGCGGCGGCATGCCGTTCATTTTCTTTCTGACGGTGGCGATGGTCGAACTGATCCGCGCCATGGTCGAAAGCGAGTTGATGCGGCCCTTTGTGCTGGCCCATATGCTGATCTGGATCGGCGCCTGCTACCTGGCCAAGCACCGGCTGGGCACCGGGCGTGGCCCCGTACAGCAACGGCCAGCCCCTTCGGGGCCGGCCGTTGCCTTTCGTACTGCGGATCTGGCGGTTCAGAACAGATCGTAGACGCCGGTCTCTGCCGCAAACCAGCTGACGTCTTCACGCTTGTGCCAGGTTTCATTATCCGCGGATTTCTCTTCCTGGGCAAAGATCGAGATACCGTTGCTGTCAAAATCGCGCAGACGCAACGCAGCAGGGTCCTGGCCATTGGTTGACGTCATGGAGGCGAGGAATGCCAGCTCATCGAAGTCGTCCGGATCGACATCCACCTGCGAGGCTTTGCGTTTCACGCCGGTCATGTTCCCGGCTTGCAAGCCTTCGCCTTCGCCCACTTCCATTGCCATCACATAGACGGTCTCCGGTGCGAAGGCACCGCCGCTGTTATCCTGCTGCCGCTGCAGCGAGATTTCGACGGAATCGTTGCCGGACACCTCGTTGCGGACGGTGATCGCTTCGGAGGCGTTATGGCTGCCGATCTGGGTGAAGACAGCGATTTCGCCGTCAAACCCGGAGAAATCGACGGTGGCCTTGCCATTCTTGTCCGTTTTCACCTGCACCGCGGTGACCTGGCGTCCGTCTTCCAGCTCGTAGGTGCCGCTCGACATGGCAACCCAGCTCACCGATTCCGTTGCGTGCTTGCCGTTCAGATAATCCCATTCCTCGATCTGCATCTTGAACCCGTCGTCGGTTGCCGCCTTGACCCGGGCAAAGGCCGGCGCCCCGCCGTTCGATGTCAGCGGCCCCATGATCACCACCGGATTGTCGATGTCTTCGGCAAACTCGGTGCTGAACCAGTTGTTGCGGGATCCTTGATTGAAGGTTGCGGTGCCAACCTGCAGCACGGCTTCAGCATCGCCGCCTGTATCCGGATCCGGCGTCGGTTCCGGGGTCGGATCCGGGTCCGGCTTGGGATCCGGGTCCGGAGTCGGTTTCGGATCCGGGGTGCCGCCGCCGGCTTCGGTATAGCCGTCGAAAATCTCAACCTTGCTGGAGGGCAGCTTGAAATCGGTGATCTCATACTGCTCCAGGAACTCGTCGGTATAGCCTTCGAGCTTGATGTCGATGCGGTAGGAGAAATGCTCGGCGGTGACGCGGTCGGTGATCCAGATCGCAATCGGCATGATCCAGCCGTCGCCATCGCGCATCGCGCCATTAATGGCAATCATTTCTTCAGGGTCGGGCTGGCCCAGATCGTTGTCATTGCTGTCGATGCCGTCGCGGGTGGCGACCGAAACCTCCGCCCAGACGTTCGAGCCCAGCCGCAACTCTCCGGCGTTGTCCGTGATGGTGCCGGAGATCAGCACTTCCTTGTTGCGCGGGCCTAGGGTGAGATCGGCATTGGCATCCAGTTCCAGTACCGGCCTGTCCAAGGTTTCAAGCGATGCAGGATCTACCGATTGCAGTCTTTTGTCACCATAGTATTCGCTGTCGGTTTTCTGGCCTACATCCTTGAACGTGTTGCCGATGTACACACCGTCATTGTTCACGCCCTTGTCGTAGATTGCGGTCGAGAACCCTTCGAAATGGGAGCCGATGATCGAGGTGCCTTCATGTTTGTTCGGCAGCACAATGGCCCTGCCTGCGCCATCATCGTCGGCAATGAACAGGCCATCGCGGATGACATATTCGCCGGTGTAATTGAAGACATCGAAAACCCGGTCGACCTCCCAGGCCGTCATGCGCAGAAAGTCACTGCGCAGATC
This window harbors:
- a CDS encoding formyltransferase family protein — protein: MSAQPPPPQAQTQPCARILLICHNVPFGRAMAAALQARSGAQLCGILAIERPVPRRQKLRRMLAFALRASFLERRVRRLETRLEQQAARAFDAAAAPPAAWPPGIKVHTSANPNAAASLAWLAARQPDLIAVTGAPVLQPEVFSLPRLGTLNMHSSILPAYRGTQAEFWQVLEQGWDSCGITVHFVDAGVDTGRIVLQQRTEAAPPLTPQMLRARNLLQALHTVPQAVAAVLDGSARPMLQGPGPRPRRSRDRTLAARAQLLRRLGYLTGPEAPAPVPQPAEDRR
- a CDS encoding PIG-L deacetylase family protein — translated: MTELAPSATRPAAPPPLRQRAWLQAEQTACRGFHAALRLKARDMTARTAHRTALVLAPHADDETLGCGGLIALKRRSGTPVTVLMATDGSASHRYEQTLQTTGERLAALREAETRTACARLGVEAGALHFLRFQDSRLDAQEQRLSAAILDTLVRTQPQEVYVCALSDGHPDHQALARAARRAMAAWDGPAAAFYEYPVWSYDFRSWRGQGSNTGGFLRGVALMTRAVLGWQMHTVRITDLRAQKAHALAAHCSQLGQYGPEPHWSGLPDSFLRHFQSRHELFRKLDPRELSG
- a CDS encoding glycosyltransferase family 1 protein — encoded protein: MLDAACVIDPRFCGGTAAAMASDIAAFLEAGLRVGLAEVRSPYLDGAPDRRSPAIAALCADPRITRLEPSADRPVTARSVFLHHPMTFFYGICTPLRLRAEKTFLVAHHLPFRGDGSLQYDPIATARRVARATGARPLWLPVSGLCRQQLRSFAPFIRLGALDWPNVFDPTAWTPARQAFSSRRLVIGRHGRADPLKWPDTATGIAASLPCLPDTEIRVMGCPRADLEQMGADLSDWTILDFDAQPVAGFLDGLDVFVYHFHPASSESFGRTVAEAMLMGAVCVLDPRLAPTFGDLALYCPPSGTAGVIEKLRRDPAAARTLAARARAAIAQRHSLASVPERLAALHNAAAAAAPGPRYAPPLEVLRKTLGMIRRGEYFPAHLAARRRGPGAA
- a CDS encoding GMC oxidoreductase; translated protein: MPLVTIQAALERQYDACIVGSGPAGLAVALPLAEAGRSVLVLEAGGHAPSPGPGAALEDPGAHMASADTHCQGLGGTSSLWGGRIVPLAAHDFEMAGWPLPFAGLAPYFADAADFLGGHAPPQPFLRPGAAGNFDLDATEVLADSGSLMRWHQAGIDAPGGPDVLLQANAVGLELGTGADGRPRCAGVRVRQQDGAPAASIRAGTTVLAQGGIETARLLLAAQARHRAELGHLAALGQYYAGHLTGSIASIVFPSRTDAAEYGWRRGAARGLSRRVFRSTPEAMAEGVNMFFWTRNWPAANAGHGSGILSAKHLLARLRGRSTQEPAPLGPGAPERLQQSPLLPHLRNLAADAGPSLRALPGLIRARYDRGREAVDHLILNGANRYKLSYHAEQEPLAANRIELAGPVQPDILPEIRIRFGFSQVDVERVVRGHGMLAAALAASGLARLQYDVPPQEQPQAIRASAMDGYHQTGMARMGRDPRDSVVDGDCRVHGVQGLYLAGSAIFRSSGAAQPTQSIAAFSMRLARHLAAAKPAPRAAVERGCPAAAAQ
- a CDS encoding O-antigen ligase family protein, translating into MSIGAQAAMASAPARPFELVLAVLWFLVTFTVFPKDEYILYPLALYFSYAVWRDRRATVPILAGCWPLLLLPGWAMLSSPLGVVPDEALRTGAQMVLTALICVLFAAWMSPRRIVLTAFFATGICGVLSIFFTAYHDGAMTGIFAHKNMLGAKMLLLWAAALCVSFDPWFRLWLRFTALVLAALAFVLILRSHSATALVLSLAIITMIGGFGFFAGAGDRTPADRIATGLITAGVLAIALPVLLSGPDSLADLFFDRLGKSRTLTGRTQLWAYAEDVIRERPVTGYGGGGFWRYQENDLVRQIFAAFHKSPNQVFSFHNSFYENTVHFGLIGLGLTVFMLVWALACLAAQLLRRGGMPFIFFLTVAMVELIRAMVESELMRPFVLAHMLIWIGACYLAKHRLGTGRGPVQQRPAPSGPAVAFRTADLAVQNRS
- a CDS encoding G8 domain-containing protein: MNAMTNDTMMSHHDMTTPFTNPADATHVAIQSGNWNDPSTWKGGKVPGKDAKVHVPEGVSVEYNSTSNARLEWVRIDGGLDFATDQDTHIRVETFVTGLNSHLTIGTADKPVEADVNTSIVFADGAIDTKIDPDLLSHGLIAQGKVEVHGATKYAYAALDGNAKAGTKTLNFEANTDGWQVGDTLVVMGTQQGKFQDESREIVAIKETSKGVEITLDKALSHDHTTPPGHDLDIFVGNETRNVVFSSENPEGVRGHVMMMHTPDAAVQYAEFSELGRTDKSLPLDVGTNVAARYPLHLHETGTEAGSQMAVLNGNSVHGSPGWGIVQHSSHAAVDFNFVHDIAGAGIVSEDGDETGQWIGNFVTGVPGAGEDFSIARDEHKADFGHSGVAYENQARQIVQHDNIAANANTAWMFRAAETSVDNPDRDALQFDPMPLKDVLNNEEPAIIGFHDNTAIAVETMIDTGHRQSMATTTDLRSDFLRMTAWEVDRVFDVFNYTGEYVIRDGLFIADDDGAGRAIVLPNKHEGTSIIGSHFEGFSTAIYDKGVNNDGVYIGNTFKDVGQKTDSEYYGDKRLQSVDPASLETLDRPVLELDANADLTLGPRNKEVLISGTITDNAGELRLGSNVWAEVSVATRDGIDSNDNDLGQPDPEEMIAINGAMRDGDGWIMPIAIWITDRVTAEHFSYRIDIKLEGYTDEFLEQYEITDFKLPSSKVEIFDGYTEAGGGTPDPKPTPDPDPKPDPDPTPEPTPDPDTGGDAEAVLQVGTATFNQGSRNNWFSTEFAEDIDNPVVIMGPLTSNGGAPAFARVKAATDDGFKMQIEEWDYLNGKHATESVSWVAMSSGTYELEDGRQVTAVQVKTDKNGKATVDFSGFDGEIAVFTQIGSHNASEAITVRNEVSGNDSVEISLQRQQDNSGGAFAPETVYVMAMEVGEGEGLQAGNMTGVKRKASQVDVDPDDFDELAFLASMTSTNGQDPAALRLRDFDSNGISIFAQEEKSADNETWHKREDVSWFAAETGVYDLF